A genome region from Triticum aestivum cultivar Chinese Spring chromosome 2B, IWGSC CS RefSeq v2.1, whole genome shotgun sequence includes the following:
- the LOC123039998 gene encoding indole-2-monooxygenase-like: MADPVMLETPPTAWFLFLFPLFLSFVFYYWFTWKTGKRQQLAGRLPPSPPALPIIGHLHLLGSLPHVSLRSLARKHGPDVMLLRLGAVPTLVVSSPRAAEAVLRTHDHVFASRPHSMVTDILMYGSSNIGFAPYGQGWRQARKLLTNHMLSVRKVQSFRSAIMEEVSLVVAKIHEAAAVGGVVDMSELLKTFTYDMACRIVSGEFFLKEGQSKLFQDLTNDTSLLLGGFKVEEYFPTLSRVGLLKRTVRAKAERLRHRWADLLDKVIDYHENKDKSVLDNQGSNFVDILLSVQLEYGLTREQMKALLTDVFFGLTDTSSNTLEFTMAELMRRPRLIGKLQDEVRSIEPQGQEIVNEADISSMTYLRAVLKESFRFHPVAPLLAPHLAMADCSIDGYMIPAGTHVFVNVWAIGRDSSSWEESEEFIPERFTEEGRDVHVNFVGSNFKLLPFGAGRRICPGINLGIMTVELMLANLMYHFNWELPIGVERKDIDMTEVFGLTVRLKEKLLLVPKSCM; this comes from the exons ATGGCAGATCCCGTCATGCTAGAGACGCCTCCGACGGCATGGTTTCTATTCCTCTTCCCGCTCTTCCTCTCGTTTGTGTTTTATTACTGGTTCACTTGGAAGACAGGAAAAAGGCAACAGCTTGCAGGCAGACTCCCGCCATCACCACCGGCGCTGCCCATCATCGGCCACCTGCACCTCCTCGGCTCGCTCCCGCACGTCTCGCTCCGCAGCCTCGCCAGGAAGCATGGCCCTGACGTGATGCTCCTCCGTCTTGGCGCCGTGCCGACGCTCGTCGTGTCGTCGCCGCGTGCCGCAGAGGCCGTGCTGCGCACGCACGACCATGTCTTCGCGTCACGGCCACACTCCATGGTCACCGACATCCTCATGTACGGCTCGTCCAACATCGGCTTTGCGCCATATGGCCAAGGCTGGCGGCAGGCAAGGAAGCTCCTCACCAACCACATGCTGAGCGTTAGAAAGGTGCAGTCTTTCCGCAGCGCCATCATGGAGGAG GTGAGCTTGGTGGTGGCCAAGATTCACGAGGCCGCCGCAGTCGGTGGTGTGGTGGACATGAGTGAGCTGCTCAAGACATTCACATATGACATGGCATGTCGCATCGTGTCCGGAGAATTCTTCCTAAAAGAAGGACAGAGCAAGTTGTTCCAAGACCTCACCAATGATACCTCACTGCTGCTAGGAGGGTTCAAGGTGGAGGAGTACTTCCCAACATTGTCTAGGGTAGGACTGCTTAAAAGGACAGTTCGTGCAAAGGCTGAGAGACTAAGGCATAGATGGGCCGATCTGCTGGACAAGGTGATCGATTATCATGAGAACAAGGACAAGTCAGTGTTAGATAACCAGGGTAGTAATTTCGTCGATATTCTCTTGTCTGTTCAGCTCGAGTATGGTCTCACAAGAGAGCAGATGAAAGCTCTCCTAACC GATGTATTTTTCGGTTTAACTGACACATCATCTAACACCCTCGAATTCACAATGGCTGAGCTCATGAGGAGGCCCCGCCTGATTGGGAAGCTACAAGACGAGGTAAGGAGTATCGAACCCCAGGGACAGGAAATTGTTAATGAAGCCGACATTAGCAGTATGACATACCTAAGAGCAGTCCTAAAGGAGTCATTCCGATTTCATCCTGTTGCACCTTTACTTGCTCCACACCTTGCCATGGCTGACTGCAGCATCGATGGGTACATGATTCCTGCTGGGACGCATGTCTTTGTCAATGTATGGGCCATTGGTAGAGACTCTAGCTCATGGGAGGAAAGTGAAGAATTCATACCTGAAAGATTTACAGAGGAAGGCCGTGATGTGCATGTCAACTTTGTAGGGAGTAATTTTAAACTCTTGCCGTTCGGGGCAGGACGCAGGATATGCCCTGGTATAAACCTTGGAATCATGACTGTTGAGCTTATGTTGGCAAACTTGATGTACCATTTCAACTGGGAACTGCCAATAGGGGTTGAGAGGAAAGACATTGATATGACAGAGGTGTTTGGACTAACTGTGCGCCTGAAGGAGAAATTACTGTTAGTTCCAAAATCATGCATGTAA